The Streptomyces sp. NL15-2K genome contains a region encoding:
- the rhaS gene encoding rhamnose ABC transporter substrate-binding protein, whose translation MRKSSLRRTCAALAAVTSLALAATACGGTTKEDVKSESSGGAASGGKADPNAATKKGLTIGFLPKQVNNPYFTTADKGGEAAVKELGSSYKEVGPSSATDTAGQVSYVNTLTQQQVNAMAVSAQDPGALCTALKQAMKNDIKVVTYDSDTNPDCRNAFVSQASAEDLGRTEVQLLAEQIGYKGEIAILSAAQTATNQNVWINFMKEELKDPKYKDIKLVKVAYGDDDAQKSFQQTQGLLQEYPNLKGIISPTTVGIKAAAQYLSGSKYKGKVKLTGLGTPNDMRKYVKNGTVDAFELWDPSKLGELAARTAVALVSGQITGKEGETFKAGAMGEYTIGKDGVISLGKPTVFDKKNIDQFNF comes from the coding sequence ATGCGCAAGTCATCCCTCCGCCGTACCTGTGCGGCCCTCGCCGCAGTCACCTCCCTCGCCCTGGCCGCCACCGCCTGCGGCGGCACCACCAAGGAGGACGTCAAGAGCGAGAGCTCCGGCGGCGCCGCCTCGGGCGGCAAGGCCGACCCGAACGCGGCCACCAAGAAGGGCCTGACCATCGGCTTCCTGCCCAAGCAGGTCAACAACCCGTACTTCACCACCGCCGACAAGGGCGGCGAGGCGGCCGTGAAGGAGCTCGGCTCCAGCTACAAGGAGGTCGGCCCCTCCAGCGCCACCGACACCGCGGGTCAGGTGTCCTACGTCAACACCCTCACCCAGCAGCAGGTCAACGCCATGGCCGTCTCCGCGCAGGACCCCGGCGCCCTGTGCACCGCGCTCAAGCAGGCCATGAAGAACGACATCAAGGTCGTCACCTACGACTCCGACACCAACCCCGACTGCCGCAACGCCTTCGTCTCGCAGGCGTCCGCAGAGGACCTCGGCCGCACCGAGGTGCAGCTGCTCGCCGAACAGATCGGCTACAAGGGCGAGATCGCGATCCTGTCCGCCGCGCAGACCGCGACCAACCAGAACGTCTGGATCAACTTCATGAAGGAGGAGCTCAAGGACCCCAAGTACAAGGACATCAAGCTCGTCAAGGTCGCCTACGGTGACGACGACGCCCAGAAGTCCTTCCAGCAGACCCAGGGCCTGCTCCAGGAGTACCCGAACCTGAAGGGGATCATCTCCCCGACCACCGTCGGCATCAAGGCGGCCGCCCAGTACCTGTCGGGCTCCAAGTACAAGGGCAAGGTCAAGCTGACCGGCCTCGGCACCCCGAACGACATGCGCAAGTACGTCAAGAACGGCACCGTCGACGCCTTCGAGCTGTGGGACCCGTCCAAGCTCGGCGAGCTGGCCGCCCGTACGGCCGTCGCCCTGGTCTCGGGTCAGATCACCGGCAAGGAGGGCGAGACCTTCAAGGCCGGCGCCATGGGCGAGTACACCATCGGCAAGGACGGCGTGATCAGCCTCGGCAAGCCGACCGTCTTCGACAAGAAGAACATCGACCAGTTCAACTTCTGA
- a CDS encoding ABC transporter permease yields MTVLTPNETPVADVPKSSGTRLVDRVFKMRELAILVVFLVMIAITQAGNSEFLSEQGIKDLLLNATILVLVATGQALVVITRNVDLSVGSTLGISAFAAGTYLQGGGDSVVAVLLAVLMGVGFGLLNGLLVSLGQVPALVVTLGTMYIIRGIDSIWVGSRQITAADLPGGFVDFGSGGISAVPWLAMIALAVLVATAYYLKHFGSGRELYALGSNPEAARLAGIAVRKRTLTAYTFCGALAGLAGAMYLARFGNVDSGTGNGYELTVVSAVVVGGVVFTGGSGSVYGAALGALLLTSINSVLPALGVSSVWVMAINGTLLILAIAVDRIVALRVASALKKRNARHA; encoded by the coding sequence ATGACGGTCCTCACCCCGAACGAGACCCCCGTCGCCGACGTGCCCAAGTCCAGCGGCACCCGGCTCGTCGACCGCGTCTTCAAGATGCGCGAACTCGCCATCCTGGTCGTCTTCCTGGTGATGATCGCCATCACCCAGGCAGGCAACAGCGAGTTCCTGTCCGAGCAGGGCATCAAGGACCTGCTGCTGAACGCGACCATCCTGGTGCTGGTCGCCACCGGCCAGGCGCTGGTCGTCATCACCCGCAACGTCGACCTCTCGGTCGGCTCCACCCTCGGCATCAGCGCCTTCGCCGCCGGTACGTACCTCCAGGGCGGCGGCGACTCCGTCGTGGCCGTACTCCTGGCGGTCCTGATGGGTGTCGGCTTCGGCCTGCTCAACGGCCTGCTGGTCAGCTTGGGCCAGGTGCCCGCGCTCGTCGTCACCCTCGGCACGATGTACATCATCCGCGGCATCGACTCCATCTGGGTGGGCTCCCGCCAGATCACCGCGGCCGACCTGCCCGGCGGTTTCGTGGACTTCGGCTCCGGGGGCATCTCCGCGGTGCCGTGGCTGGCGATGATCGCCCTCGCCGTGCTGGTGGCGACCGCGTACTACCTGAAGCACTTCGGCAGCGGACGCGAGCTGTACGCGCTCGGCTCCAACCCGGAGGCCGCCCGGCTCGCCGGCATCGCGGTCCGCAAGCGGACCCTCACCGCGTACACCTTCTGCGGCGCCCTCGCGGGCCTCGCCGGGGCGATGTACCTGGCCCGGTTCGGCAACGTCGACTCCGGCACCGGCAACGGCTACGAACTCACCGTCGTCAGCGCGGTCGTGGTCGGCGGCGTGGTCTTCACCGGTGGCTCCGGCAGCGTCTACGGCGCCGCGCTCGGCGCGCTGCTGCTGACCTCCATCAACAGCGTGCTGCCTGCCCTCGGCGTCAGTTCCGTGTGGGTGATGGCCATCAACGGCACCCTGCTCATCCTCGCCATCGCGGTCGACCGGATCGTCGCGCTGCGCGTGGCCTCCGCACTGAAGAAGAGGAACGCCCGCCATGCCTGA
- a CDS encoding BNR repeat-containing protein — MKRRTLLGAALAGAVMTPALTAGTARAADPGPSVTRRGTTTLDSQAIFFVSYDGLVNNNSFQKNGLLTYKGYQYAVWYTADRNAVVGRRVLGSSTWSTVKVGHTLRYNDSHNVISMGVSKVDGRLHLNMDSHSDGFTYVKSVAGLMDNPAGLSWTTSRFGAPQSTLDGLALTSQFTYPQFVSTPEGRLQLSYRVAISGNGRNALAEYDGTKWTNLGEWSSSTGTYTSEHGSSTARNMYLHGIDYDAGGRLHSFFTWREQNGAVMCNGGGITNHDTGYVYSDDRGRTWRNNAGAVVGTTGGSDKVSVTDGGLVVDPLNPDHSLMNQESQATDSAGRPHAIISYVPGRFGQCTTNYVTDRTTNGRAFHVRKNASGTWQKTEIPVPLNSSQRTKLVLDKYDNAYAIFPFGRIAGASAASGHTDWRILFDGSGLNAFGEVVIDEMRVKADNVLSVMYQEKSSGTTPSALHVVDFALPA; from the coding sequence ATGAAGAGACGTACGCTGCTGGGCGCCGCCCTCGCTGGAGCCGTGATGACCCCTGCCCTCACCGCCGGCACCGCCCGCGCCGCCGACCCCGGACCCTCGGTCACCCGGCGGGGCACCACCACGCTCGACAGCCAGGCCATCTTCTTCGTGTCCTACGACGGACTGGTCAACAACAACTCCTTCCAGAAGAACGGCCTGCTGACCTACAAGGGCTACCAGTACGCCGTCTGGTACACCGCCGACCGCAACGCCGTCGTGGGCCGCCGGGTGCTCGGTTCGAGCACCTGGTCCACCGTCAAGGTCGGCCACACGCTCCGCTACAACGACTCCCACAACGTCATCTCGATGGGCGTCTCCAAGGTGGACGGCCGCCTCCACCTCAACATGGACTCGCACAGCGACGGCTTCACCTACGTCAAGTCGGTGGCCGGCCTCATGGACAACCCGGCCGGGCTGAGCTGGACCACGAGCCGCTTCGGCGCACCGCAGTCCACCCTCGACGGACTCGCGCTCACCTCGCAGTTCACCTACCCCCAGTTCGTCTCCACTCCCGAGGGCCGGCTCCAGCTCAGCTACCGTGTCGCGATCTCCGGCAACGGCCGCAACGCCCTCGCCGAGTACGACGGCACCAAGTGGACCAACCTCGGCGAGTGGTCCAGCTCCACCGGCACCTACACCAGCGAGCACGGCTCCAGCACGGCCCGCAACATGTACCTGCACGGCATCGACTACGACGCCGGCGGCCGGCTGCACTCCTTCTTCACCTGGCGCGAGCAGAACGGCGCCGTGATGTGCAACGGCGGCGGCATCACCAACCACGACACCGGCTACGTCTACTCGGACGACCGGGGCCGGACCTGGCGCAACAACGCGGGCGCGGTCGTCGGCACCACCGGCGGCTCCGACAAGGTGTCCGTCACCGACGGCGGCCTCGTGGTGGACCCGCTCAACCCCGACCACTCCCTGATGAACCAGGAGAGCCAGGCCACCGACTCCGCCGGCCGCCCGCACGCGATCATCTCCTACGTCCCCGGCCGCTTCGGCCAGTGCACGACGAATTACGTGACCGACCGCACCACCAACGGCCGTGCCTTCCACGTCCGCAAGAACGCCTCCGGCACCTGGCAGAAGACCGAGATCCCGGTCCCGCTGAACTCCAGCCAGCGCACCAAGCTGGTCCTGGACAAGTACGACAACGCCTACGCGATCTTCCCGTTCGGCCGGATCGCCGGCGCCTCCGCGGCCTCCGGACACACCGACTGGAGGATCCTGTTCGACGGCAGCGGCCTCAATGCCTTCGGCGAGGTCGTGATCGACGAGATGCGGGTCAAGGCCGACAACGTCCTGTCGGTCATGTACCAGGAGAAGTCGAGCGGCACGACCCCCTCGGCGCTTCACGTCGTCGACTTCGCGTTGCCCGCGTGA
- a CDS encoding sugar ABC transporter ATP-binding protein: MTHPSEAGPAPVLSLKDVSKSFGAVRALRDVSLELFPGEVHALAGENGAGKSTLIKTLAGVHRPDAGQVLLEGEPVLFHGPGDARDAGIAVIYQEPTLFPDLSIAENIFMGRQPRRALGRIDHKATHAATLALMQSLGVELDPDRPARGLSIADQQIVEIAKALSFDARVLIMDEPTAALTGSEVARLFGVVRTLREQGAAVLFISHRLEEIFQICQRVTTLRDGAWIASEPLDDMTEDDLVRRMVGRDLDDLYPKQEVKPGEVALSVRRLTREGVFTDVSFDVRHGEIVGLAGLVGAGRTEVARAVFGIDSWDAGEVEVQGRKLTNGAPSTAMAAGLALVPEDRRAQGLVMDMSIERNIGLTGLRTTVKAGLVDRGAERSRSLDWAVKLQVKYARIADTVNTLSGGNQQKVVLAKWLATGPKVLIVDEPTRGIDVGTKAEVHRLLSRLAADGVAVLMISSDLPEILGMADRVLVMHEGRLTAEIPRAEATEESVMAAATGRAAA, encoded by the coding sequence ATGACCCACCCGTCCGAAGCGGGTCCGGCCCCGGTGTTGTCGCTCAAGGACGTATCGAAGTCCTTCGGAGCGGTGCGCGCCCTGCGGGACGTGTCCCTGGAGCTGTTCCCCGGCGAGGTCCATGCCCTCGCCGGTGAGAACGGCGCGGGCAAGTCGACCCTCATCAAGACGCTCGCCGGGGTGCACCGACCGGATGCCGGCCAGGTGCTGCTCGAAGGTGAGCCCGTCCTCTTCCACGGCCCGGGCGACGCCCGCGACGCCGGTATCGCCGTGATCTACCAAGAGCCCACGCTCTTTCCCGACCTGTCGATCGCCGAGAACATCTTCATGGGCCGTCAGCCGCGGCGTGCCCTCGGCCGGATCGACCACAAGGCCACGCACGCCGCGACCCTGGCCCTGATGCAGAGTCTCGGCGTCGAACTCGACCCCGACCGCCCCGCCCGCGGCCTGTCGATCGCCGACCAGCAGATCGTCGAGATCGCCAAGGCCCTCTCCTTCGACGCCCGCGTACTGATCATGGACGAGCCGACGGCCGCCCTCACCGGCAGTGAGGTGGCCCGGCTCTTCGGCGTCGTGCGCACCCTGCGTGAGCAGGGCGCCGCCGTCCTCTTCATCTCGCACCGCCTCGAGGAGATCTTCCAGATCTGCCAACGGGTGACCACCTTGCGCGACGGCGCCTGGATCGCCAGCGAGCCGCTCGACGACATGACCGAGGACGACCTCGTACGCCGCATGGTCGGCCGCGATCTCGACGACCTGTATCCGAAGCAGGAGGTCAAGCCCGGAGAGGTCGCGCTGAGCGTGCGCCGGCTGACCCGGGAAGGCGTCTTCACCGACGTGTCCTTCGACGTACGGCACGGGGAGATCGTAGGTCTCGCCGGGCTCGTCGGCGCAGGCCGTACGGAGGTCGCCCGGGCCGTCTTCGGCATCGACAGCTGGGACGCGGGCGAGGTCGAGGTCCAGGGGCGCAAGCTCACCAACGGGGCCCCGTCCACCGCGATGGCCGCCGGGCTCGCCCTCGTCCCTGAGGACCGGCGCGCGCAGGGCCTGGTGATGGACATGTCCATCGAGCGCAACATCGGGCTCACCGGTCTTCGGACGACGGTGAAGGCCGGGCTCGTGGACCGCGGCGCCGAACGCAGCCGCTCCCTCGACTGGGCCGTCAAGCTCCAGGTCAAGTACGCCCGGATCGCCGACACCGTGAACACGCTGTCCGGCGGCAACCAGCAGAAGGTCGTCCTGGCCAAGTGGCTCGCCACCGGCCCCAAGGTACTGATCGTCGACGAGCCGACCCGCGGCATCGACGTCGGCACCAAGGCCGAGGTGCACCGGCTGCTCAGCCGGCTGGCCGCCGACGGCGTGGCCGTACTGATGATCTCCTCCGACCTGCCCGAGATCCTCGGCATGGCCGACCGCGTGCTCGTGATGCACGAGGGCCGCCTCACCGCCGAGATCCCGCGCGCCGAAGCCACCGAGGAGTCCGTGATGGCCGCAGCCACCGGGAGGGCCGCCGCATGA
- a CDS encoding L-rhamnose mutarotase: MQRVCFLLKVRQDKIAEYRERHAAVWPEMLQALSATGWHNYSLFLRDDGLLVGYLETEDFEAAKAGMEATEVNARWQAEMGPFFESLDGERPDEAMKPLTEVFHLA, encoded by the coding sequence ATGCAGCGCGTCTGTTTCCTGCTCAAGGTCCGTCAGGACAAGATCGCCGAGTACCGCGAACGCCATGCCGCCGTGTGGCCGGAGATGCTTCAGGCGCTCTCGGCCACCGGCTGGCACAACTACTCCCTCTTCCTGCGCGACGACGGCCTGCTCGTCGGCTACCTGGAGACCGAGGACTTCGAGGCCGCCAAGGCCGGTATGGAGGCCACCGAGGTCAACGCCCGCTGGCAGGCCGAGATGGGCCCCTTCTTCGAATCCCTCGACGGCGAACGCCCCGACGAGGCGATGAAACCGCTCACCGAGGTGTTCCACCTCGCCTGA
- the sigJ gene encoding RNA polymerase sigma factor SigJ, with protein MNDSELLAERFEEHRGQLRAVAYRMLGSLAEAEDAVQETWLKLSRTDAGDIRNLGGWLTTVVGRVCLDMLRSRTARREDPLDDTFVPDPVIRPLTRTDPEQEVLQADSMGLALMIVLETLEPAERLAFVLHDMFAVPFDDIAPIVDRSSAATRQLASRARRRVQGATPSADPDLGRQREVVDAFLAASHAGDFEALVAVLHPDVVLRVDSGVLVGGAAASKVVRGAKGVAEQAMLFRRFAPSARVALVNDALGFVHVADGRLQSVMGVTVADGRIVAMHILADPERLAGLDLPDDIG; from the coding sequence ATGAATGACAGCGAGCTGCTGGCGGAGCGCTTCGAGGAGCACAGAGGGCAGCTGCGGGCGGTGGCATACCGCATGCTGGGCTCACTGGCCGAGGCGGAGGACGCCGTCCAGGAGACCTGGCTGAAGCTGAGCCGCACCGACGCGGGGGACATCAGGAATCTCGGCGGATGGCTGACCACCGTGGTCGGCCGGGTCTGCCTCGACATGCTGCGCTCGCGCACCGCCCGCCGCGAGGATCCCCTGGACGACACCTTCGTCCCGGATCCCGTGATCCGGCCCCTGACGCGGACCGACCCGGAACAGGAGGTCCTCCAGGCCGACTCGATGGGCCTCGCCCTCATGATCGTCCTGGAGACGCTGGAGCCCGCCGAGCGGCTCGCGTTCGTCCTGCACGACATGTTCGCCGTGCCGTTCGACGACATCGCGCCGATCGTGGACCGCAGTTCGGCGGCGACCCGCCAACTGGCCAGCCGCGCCCGGCGCCGGGTGCAGGGGGCCACTCCCTCGGCCGACCCGGACCTCGGCAGGCAGCGCGAGGTCGTCGACGCGTTTCTGGCCGCCAGTCACGCGGGGGACTTCGAGGCCCTGGTCGCCGTTCTCCACCCCGACGTCGTGCTGCGGGTCGACTCCGGGGTTCTGGTCGGCGGTGCGGCCGCGTCGAAGGTGGTGCGCGGCGCGAAGGGCGTCGCCGAACAGGCCATGCTGTTCCGGCGGTTCGCCCCGTCGGCGCGGGTGGCACTCGTCAACGACGCGCTCGGATTCGTCCATGTCGCCGACGGGCGACTGCAATCGGTCATGGGCGTCACCGTCGCCGACGGCCGAATCGTCGCGATGCACATCCTGGCCGACCCCGAGCGCCTGGCCGGCCTCGACCTGCCCGACGACATCGGCTGA
- a CDS encoding DUF5999 family protein, which yields MCNHQPACPTADSPDHHAAVIVSAHPEQGWSLLCNGTIVFDDTGELLPDGRVVSPHRTPGTLAVAA from the coding sequence ATGTGCAACCACCAGCCCGCGTGCCCGACCGCCGACAGCCCCGACCACCACGCCGCCGTGATCGTGTCGGCCCATCCCGAACAGGGCTGGAGCCTGCTGTGCAACGGCACCATCGTCTTCGACGACACCGGTGAGCTCCTGCCGGACGGGCGGGTCGTGAGCCCGCACCGCACGCCGGGCACACTGGCGGTGGCCGCCTGA
- a CDS encoding PIG-L deacetylase family protein, with product MTEPTITQLQPLPDDWQRALAVVAHPDDLEYGCSAAIAAWTDAGREVAYVLASRGEAGIDTMEPAKCGPLREREQRASAAVVGVSVVEFLDHKDGVIEYGTALRRDIAAAIRRHRPELVITLNHRDTWGGVAWNTPDHVAVGRATLDAAGDAGNRWIFPELVEQGLQPWNGVRWVAVAGSSTPTHAVDATPGLDRAVRSLLEHRTYIKALTDADPETYVREFLTGHAAQTGERFGGRPAVAFELFGR from the coding sequence ATGACCGAGCCGACGATCACTCAGCTCCAGCCCCTGCCCGACGACTGGCAGCGCGCCCTCGCGGTCGTGGCGCACCCGGACGACCTCGAGTACGGCTGCTCCGCCGCGATCGCCGCCTGGACCGACGCCGGGCGCGAGGTCGCCTACGTCCTCGCGAGCCGTGGCGAGGCGGGCATCGACACGATGGAACCCGCGAAGTGCGGCCCGCTGCGGGAGCGCGAGCAGCGGGCGAGCGCGGCCGTCGTGGGCGTGTCGGTGGTGGAGTTCCTCGACCACAAGGACGGTGTCATCGAGTACGGCACCGCCCTGCGCCGGGACATCGCCGCCGCGATCCGCCGGCACCGGCCCGAACTGGTGATCACCCTCAACCACCGGGACACCTGGGGCGGCGTCGCCTGGAACACCCCCGACCACGTCGCCGTCGGCCGCGCCACCCTGGACGCGGCCGGCGACGCGGGCAACCGCTGGATCTTCCCGGAACTCGTCGAGCAGGGCCTTCAGCCCTGGAACGGCGTCCGCTGGGTGGCCGTCGCCGGCTCCAGCACGCCCACCCACGCCGTGGACGCCACACCCGGACTGGACAGGGCAGTGCGCTCGCTGCTCGAACACCGCACGTACATCAAGGCGTTGACCGATGCCGACCCGGAGACGTACGTGCGGGAATTCCTGACGGGCCACGCCGCCCAGACCGGGGAGCGGTTCGGGGGCCGGCCCGCGGTGGCGTTCGAACTGTTCGGCAGATGA
- a CDS encoding alpha/beta fold hydrolase, whose protein sequence is MTVSYRQPGVVLTDRHFTVPLDHDDPAGETIELYAREVVASDKAHQDLPWLLYLQGGPGFGANRFVGKQAWLGRALKEFRVLLLDQRGTGHSTPANRQTLPLRGGPAEQAAYLGHFRADAIVRDCEAIRPSVTGGAPWSVLGQSFGGFCTVAYLSTAPEGLAAALITGGLPALDAHADDVYRAAYPRIERKVTAHYARYPQDVDRARQIAEYLLRHEPVLPNGYRLTAEAFQSLGILLGGSEGSHRLHYLLEHAFVRTPQGPALADAFQEEVQGLLSYASHPLYALVHEAIYGQDERPTAWSAERVRTEFPQFDAAKTLTGDGPLLFTGESVHPWMFDCDPALRPLRETADLLAARTDWQPLYDPTRLAANEVPVAAAVYHDDMYVDTAHSLATARAIRGLRTWVTDEFEHDGVRSGGPRVLDRLLALTRDEV, encoded by the coding sequence TTGACCGTCAGCTACCGCCAGCCCGGCGTCGTCCTCACCGACCGCCACTTCACCGTGCCCCTCGACCACGACGACCCGGCGGGGGAGACGATCGAGCTCTACGCCCGCGAGGTCGTCGCGAGCGACAAGGCGCACCAGGACCTGCCGTGGCTGCTCTACCTCCAGGGCGGCCCCGGCTTCGGGGCGAACCGCTTCGTCGGCAAGCAGGCCTGGCTCGGCCGCGCCCTGAAGGAGTTCCGCGTCCTGCTCCTGGACCAGCGCGGCACCGGCCACTCCACCCCCGCCAACCGGCAGACGCTCCCGCTGCGCGGCGGCCCCGCCGAACAGGCCGCCTACCTCGGCCACTTCCGTGCCGACGCGATCGTCCGCGACTGCGAGGCGATCCGCCCGTCCGTCACCGGCGGCGCCCCCTGGAGCGTCCTCGGCCAGAGCTTCGGCGGCTTCTGCACGGTGGCCTATCTCTCCACCGCCCCCGAAGGCCTCGCCGCCGCCCTGATCACCGGCGGCCTGCCCGCGCTCGACGCCCACGCCGACGACGTCTACCGGGCCGCCTACCCCCGCATCGAACGCAAGGTCACCGCGCACTACGCGCGCTACCCGCAGGACGTCGACCGCGCCCGGCAGATCGCCGAGTACCTGCTGCGGCACGAGCCGGTCCTGCCGAACGGCTACCGGCTCACCGCCGAGGCCTTCCAGTCCCTCGGCATCCTCCTCGGCGGCAGCGAGGGCAGCCACCGCCTGCACTACCTGCTGGAACACGCCTTCGTCCGCACCCCGCAGGGCCCGGCCCTCGCCGACGCGTTCCAGGAAGAGGTCCAGGGACTCCTGTCGTACGCGAGCCACCCCCTGTACGCCCTCGTCCACGAGGCGATCTACGGCCAGGACGAGCGCCCCACCGCCTGGTCGGCCGAACGCGTCCGCACCGAGTTCCCGCAGTTCGACGCCGCCAAGACCCTCACGGGCGACGGCCCGCTGCTGTTCACCGGCGAATCGGTCCACCCATGGATGTTCGACTGCGACCCGGCCCTGCGCCCGCTGCGCGAGACCGCCGACCTCCTCGCCGCCCGCACCGACTGGCAGCCCCTGTACGACCCCACCCGCCTGGCCGCCAACGAAGTGCCGGTCGCGGCGGCTGTCTACCACGACGACATGTACGTCGACACCGCCCACTCCCTCGCCACGGCCCGCGCGATCCGCGGCCTGCGCACCTGGGTCACCGACGAGTTCGAACACGACGGCGTACGGTCCGGCGGCCCCCGCGTCCTGGACCGGCTGCTGGCGCTGACGCGCGACGAGGTGTGA
- a CDS encoding LacI family DNA-binding transcriptional regulator codes for MSQSVGIKDVARAAGVSVGTVSNVINRPDTVATETRARVLSAIDRLGYVRSESARQLRAGRSRIMGLLVLDMGNPFFVDVARGAERAAREAQLGVMVCNSAQNPSEEAEYLSLFAEQRVRGVLLTPADATGRNIESFRRHGIPFVLVDRVAEGTTECSVSVDDVAGGALAVRHLVDAGHRSIAYVSGPPGLNQVRDRRTGALNALAEAGLGPQCLRELPTERLDVAAGRDAGARLLGLADRPTAVFCANDLLALGVLQAMFAAGVGVPDDLAIVGYDDIEFAAAAAVPLTSVRQPAVTMGALAAELLLEETETENSPRKHEHRRVVLQPELVVRRSSLSAR; via the coding sequence ATGTCCCAGTCGGTGGGTATCAAGGACGTCGCCCGTGCCGCCGGAGTCTCCGTCGGCACGGTGTCGAACGTCATCAACCGTCCGGACACGGTCGCGACCGAGACCCGGGCACGGGTGCTGTCCGCGATAGACCGGCTGGGCTACGTCCGCAGCGAGTCCGCGCGCCAGCTGCGCGCGGGCCGCAGCCGGATCATGGGCCTGCTCGTCCTCGACATGGGCAACCCCTTCTTCGTCGACGTCGCGCGCGGTGCCGAACGGGCCGCGCGCGAGGCGCAGCTCGGCGTGATGGTCTGCAACAGCGCCCAGAACCCGAGCGAGGAGGCCGAGTACCTGTCGCTCTTCGCCGAGCAGCGGGTCCGCGGCGTGCTGCTCACCCCCGCCGACGCCACCGGCCGCAACATCGAGTCCTTCCGGCGGCACGGCATCCCCTTCGTCCTCGTCGACCGGGTCGCCGAGGGCACCACCGAGTGCTCGGTGTCCGTCGACGACGTGGCGGGCGGCGCGCTGGCCGTACGCCACCTCGTCGATGCCGGGCACCGCTCCATCGCGTACGTCAGCGGCCCGCCCGGCCTCAACCAGGTCCGCGACCGCCGTACGGGCGCTCTCAACGCCCTGGCCGAGGCGGGACTGGGCCCGCAGTGCCTGCGAGAGCTGCCCACCGAGCGGCTCGACGTGGCCGCCGGCCGGGACGCCGGTGCCCGACTCCTCGGCCTCGCCGACCGGCCGACCGCCGTGTTCTGCGCCAACGACCTGCTCGCCCTGGGCGTCCTGCAGGCCATGTTCGCGGCCGGCGTCGGCGTCCCCGACGACCTCGCGATCGTCGGCTACGACGACATCGAGTTCGCGGCCGCCGCGGCCGTCCCGCTCACCTCGGTACGGCAGCCCGCCGTCACCATGGGCGCCCTGGCCGCGGAGCTCCTGCTGGAGGAGACGGAGACGGAGAACTCACCGCGTAAGCACGAGCACCGGCGGGTCGTGCTCCAGCCCGAACTGGTGGTACGACGCTCCAGCCTGTCGGCGCGCTGA
- a CDS encoding ABC transporter permease: MPESLSRAIRWSASLRWDGAVGVLLIVLLLLSFSTVDGFGNALNLSFLLGNTLPIALIALPMTLLVVAGEIDLSVASTAGLSGAVMGALWNEGMTIEAIIPICLLLGVVCGLINGLLVTRLGLPSLAVTIGTLAAYRGIAQIVLGSDAVTDFPTQYLDFAAGRIGDTFIPQAFLPFLVLLAIALVALHATPFGRSLFAIGANEEAARFAGIRVKRQKLILFTVTGLMASLTGIFWALHYASARYDNATGLELSVVAAVLLGGIDFDGGKGTLGGAIAGVFLLGALQNVMSLQDVSAQSQIVVTGVLLVLSVLAPRVARQISVARAARSAGKAV, from the coding sequence ATGCCTGAGTCCCTCAGCCGTGCGATCCGCTGGTCCGCCTCTTTGAGGTGGGATGGGGCCGTCGGCGTCCTCCTGATCGTCCTGTTGCTGCTGTCCTTCTCCACCGTCGACGGCTTCGGCAACGCCCTCAACCTGTCGTTCCTGCTCGGCAACACCCTGCCGATCGCGCTGATCGCCCTGCCGATGACGCTGCTGGTGGTCGCCGGCGAGATCGACCTGTCGGTCGCCTCCACGGCCGGCCTGTCCGGCGCGGTGATGGGCGCCCTGTGGAACGAGGGCATGACGATCGAGGCGATCATCCCGATCTGCCTGCTCCTTGGCGTGGTCTGCGGACTGATCAACGGCCTGCTGGTGACCCGGCTCGGGCTGCCGTCCCTCGCCGTCACCATCGGCACACTCGCCGCCTACCGGGGCATCGCGCAGATCGTGCTCGGCTCGGACGCGGTGACCGACTTCCCCACCCAGTACCTGGACTTCGCCGCCGGGCGCATCGGCGACACGTTCATCCCGCAGGCCTTCCTGCCCTTCCTGGTCCTGCTCGCGATCGCCCTGGTCGCCCTGCACGCCACCCCGTTCGGACGGTCGCTGTTCGCGATCGGCGCCAATGAGGAGGCCGCGCGGTTCGCCGGCATCCGGGTCAAGCGGCAGAAGCTCATCCTGTTCACGGTGACCGGCCTGATGGCCTCCCTCACCGGCATCTTCTGGGCGCTCCACTACGCCAGCGCCCGCTACGACAACGCCACCGGCCTCGAACTCTCCGTCGTGGCAGCCGTGTTGCTGGGCGGCATCGACTTCGACGGAGGCAAGGGCACGCTCGGCGGCGCGATCGCGGGAGTCTTCCTGCTCGGCGCGCTGCAGAACGTGATGAGCCTCCAGGACGTCTCCGCCCAGTCGCAGATTGTCGTCACCGGCGTTCTGCTCGTCCTCTCCGTGCTCGCCCCCCGGGTCGCACGGCAGATCTCCGTCGCGAGGGCGGCACGCTCCGCTGGAAAGGCCGTTTGA